The DNA sequence CTGCGGCAGGACGATTTGACGCAGTTGGTAAGTGATAATCTGAGATAGATGACAATATACTAAAGAACACGGACCAAGTTTCCTGTGTCGGAGATCGGATTCGAACCGGCATCTCTAATTGCAGCTTAAGCTATAATCTCTTGCATGCATTTTTGAAAGACTGAACGCCTCTGATGGCACTATAAGAGCAAGCTTACACCTTTTTCTCCTACTCAGGCTTGTTGCGTAAATCgtgataaattaaataagtattttagGCCAGACGTAGATAAGAAATAAAGCAGTGTTACGAATTCTGAAACTAAACCTAAAAATCGATTACAAACTATCAGTGACAACCAGTTACATCATTTCTTTTACAGGAATTCAACCAATCAGGCGCCCTATCAAAATGCAAGCCGCGCCGCCTCCTCCTGCTCAACGACCTGGTGGTGTGCGTGTCGGTGTGCAACAGCGGCGACGACGCGGAGCGGCTCGGGCTGAAGTGGGCGCACCCCGTGCAGGACGTGGACGTGCTCGACACCGGCACCTCGCCCACGCTCAGCCGGGTGCTGGCTCAAGGTACCCGCTGGCTCATTGTGTACCTGGTGGTAACTTTCTATGCAAGGATTACATCTATATTTAAATGGCAGTGTCAATCGCAAGCCGTAGGCCAATAGCAGGCGCGATGCGGCACTGTCATTTCATTATAGAATTTATCTTCTGTATAGAAAGTTGTCATCAGATGTATAATACTGTACGGTGTTTAGTATCAAACTGATTCCGGATTCGAGACTTCTTCTAGGTTTAGAGAATTTTATACCTTCAGTTCCGCGACTGCTCGCAACCATTATTACTCTGACCACTGTATAGAAGGCTCAAACTCCTTTGACTCTAGTAAGACCTGATCAGATTCCAGCCAGCCGTTTGATGTGaatcatatattatattatatattatggaTGCAGTTGAAGCGTAACAAACTATAAAAGCATCCAGTTCTCAGTTCAGGTGTTCCAGTGATCTGTCTAATTTTACAGTTTTGCAGATATATGACGTACTTTTATGGTAAATTATGACTATTGAATCCTTCATTAAACAATTATGTAGATCCTAGTTTTACGTATTTGTATGGGTGAAAGTATGTATATACgcgtatataaaataaaaacgccTATGATCTAATTCTTAAGTAGTATAGGCACGCTTGAATAACCACGTAAAACATTGACTTCACTTTGCCTTGTAAATTGCGCTCGTACTTATACTAACCTTTTCAATTAATTTCCTACCATACTTAATCCTTTTCCATTCCAGGGATGAATCGAAGCGGCAGTCTCCGCAGTAACTCAAGCAGTACGTCGCCGGCTACAGGCGACTCTCTCTGCAACGAGATGTCGACGTTGATGCACGACTACGAGACGGTCTCGCGTATGGCCGACCTCGCCGCTTCACTCAAGACGCCGTACCACGAGCTCGCGCCGGAAATGTTCAGAGCGTTGTTACAAAACATACAGCAGAGTATACAGGTGAGATTCAACATTTACAGTCAAATATACCACAACACTTGCCATAAGTGATCTATGATCTGTCGTCTACCGGCGACTTTCTGCAACGAGATGTCGACGTTGATGCACGACTACGAGACGGTATCGCGGATGGCCGACCTCGCCGCTTCACTCAAGACGCCGTACTACGAGCTTGCGCCGGATATGTTCAGAGCGTTGCTACAAAACATACAGCAGAGTATACAGGTGAATACCTTAAAGATGAGCTACTGTCGTCTATGATTGCGTATTAATATTGTCAGTATGATGTCACAATTGTTCAAAAGTGTCATTAAAGGCGACGTTATGTGGTGGCAAAACATTTAAGgtcaacattaaaaaaaatctgtacTTTTAGTTTTGCTATGTGTAAGTCAAGATCCGTAATTATGTTTTTAACGGGAGTCAGACCTATGGAATGGCGGCTGGTTGTACAATATTTAacgttaatatttaaattttcaaccgTTTTCAGAAAAAAGACGACGAAATGGCGTGGGTGGACTCATGCTGTCTACAACTGACGATCCGGGGCCGCGAGGAGCCGGTCACGTTCCGCGCGCAGGAGCCCGGCGCGCGCCTCGCCTGGGCCACCGAGCTGCGCCTCGCACAACTCGCGCAAGCTTCCGCGAACTCTCCCGCGTGGCGGTTACCTGCGCCGCAGCATCCACCTGCTCACAAGATGCCGCTTTTCGTGGCCGCTACACCGGTGCACTCCTCCAAGTATCTCACAGAGGTGAGCGAGACTTTAATACAAAGTAAACATTTCATCCGGTTCGCGTGCTACGGAGTTGCGCTTAGCACAGCCAGCGCAAGCTTCGGCGAATTCACCTGCTTGTCGGTTGCCCGCGCCACAGCACCCACATGTTCATAAAATGCCGCTTTTCGTGGCCGCCACACCAGTGCACTCTTCCAAGTATCTCACAGAGGTAGATCGACGACAGGGAGTATGTCGTTTAATttaactacctacttaattgGCAAGCACGAGTGCAGTTTGGTTGTGGAATGGCATATTAAAAACATCTATTAGAACCTAGCTTTGCAATATGTATAGTTCAAAATCTGCCATACAACCACCGGACAAGCCGCACGGGTCCAAGTAGTAGGACCCGAAttaaaatatggtaaaatatacatgtagtattattgtacagtcagcggcagaagttgctaagtgggtaaagtgttgaaaatgatcttgacacgactttattgtaaGAGCATAAGAGCGAaccaaggtaattttgaacacctcgcccgcttagcaacttctgctgctgactgtatatctTGCAAAATCTAAGTGCAATTCATCTACTTAGGTACTCTAGTATAAATACCCGTTTTATCCTCGACCTATTACTATTAATTGCTTCGAATTAAGGTTGTTTAGGCTcttgcacagacaaaacatcctccagacttagcatagtcgcgctagcccctctgccacgcatacggtaattttactccatgttcgaatcgaaagtgtctttgtgtgacgtccgtgtctttgaacggatcaatcacggcacgggacttcgctgacctcgtcccgcgcgcccccgcatttttggcatcatcggttgcatgaaataattgttctaaactcggtctagaggattcctagtgtaTGGGCTCTTGTTCTACAATCTGTGTACTATTTCAATGGTAATGTGTGAGTGTCGTTTGTTCGGTCAGGTCCGCTGCGGCTGCTTCTACACGTCGTCGTCGTCGAGCCGCGGCGCGTCCAtgcggcgcgcgcgctcgcTGCTGTGGGTGTGCGCGGCCGGCTCCGCGCCCGACAGCCACGTGGCCGTGCTCACGCACCGCGCCGCCAAGCTCAAGACGCTCGTCACGCTGCAGCTGCTCGACACCAAGGTACGCTATTCTGTAcattacgagccccgatgcatatgttttcgtcaaagaccattttttgaggttctcgcgtttgtacAAAAGTAATGTTTCAGTTTAAAAATTACTCATATTATGCTTATATTAAtgtagtttaattttatatggtaatattCTACAATAACGATTTGACGGGTAGGAATATAACAGATGTGAAAAGGAGGCTAATACTAGGATAAGCAACACGGTTCTGCCAATTTACCTACTAACAATTTTAtctcgagcccatgcatgcagcagtgttGTAGGATAGGataatatgatttggacaacgtttttgaaaagtacattctttcaccaataaaagtctcaaacattactattatggttcccattactgggtcattttatgttcatgtgtaaaatttattagaataaacaaaattgttgtgtGGAACTAGACGAACTAATTTGCATCGGGGTTCGTACATGTTTAAACAACAAAGTGTTGTAAGTAATGTACCTAATCCATTGTTTTCACTTGTTCAGGTGACCTCAATGGAATATGCCAAAGGGATCCGTCAAGTGACCACGCTGTGCGGCGACACAGTGTGGCTCGGCACTGACGACAAGAAAATCATCGTCTTCTCCGGCGTCGAGCCCGAGAAACAGGAGAAGCTGGCCGAAGTCAACACCATCGCGCCGGTCACGCAGATCAAGTACCACTGCGACGCCATGTTCGTGGGACTCGCCAACGGGCGAGTGTCAGTCTACCGAAGGAACCATGACGACTCGTGGGCCCTTCAGGAACCGCTAGCTATAGAGCTAGGCGACCAGCCTGTGCACTGCGTACTGCCTGTCGATGGGATAATTTACGCTTCTTGCGGAAGAAGAGTCTTCGCTATAAACGCGCTGACAGCTGAAATATTACGCATATTAGAACTTAAAGGTGACAGCGACCGCTCTGTAAGGTACTTAGCGCATTCTGGCGTCGGACTTTGGGCCGCATGCACGGATTCCACGTACGTGAGTCTTTACCACGCCGAAACGTTCGAGCATCTGCAGAATATTGATATCGCTGCCGATGTGGCCAAGACGATCGGAGCCAGGGAGGGAAGCAAACCCGCCTACGTCTCTGCTTTGCTCGCTGTGCAAGGGCTTCTTTGGGTCGGTACGACCGCCGGCGTTAGCGTCACCGTGCCTCTGCCCAAGCTCGAAGGGTTACCACTTATCGGTGGACATATCGGGGTGTCATACCACGCACATGCCGGTCCCGTCAGTTTCCTGCTTCCACTACTACCGGAGACGAAGGAAGTCGACGTCAACGTCGTCCGACGGAATCTATCCAACGCTCGCGCGTACCAAGCCACCCTCTCCGAAAACAGCGTCCTCCACGAATACAAAGAGGAGATGTCGAAAGAGGACGGCGAAAAACCCAAACTGGAGAGGCGGATATCGGAGGAGCTGAGCCCGTACCGCCCGCAACGCGTGCAATCGGCCGTCGTGCGCCGCAAAAAGCCCGGGGACGTCCGCCTCAGCAAAACTCTTCCCAAATGTGCCAACCTGAACGCCTGCGACGTGTACGGGCTGTACGGCGATCTCATGTTCGTGAAAGACTGCGCCGGGGAGAGCGACGTCAGCGGGTCCGGGGGCGAGGCGCTCCGGCGGAGCGACCCCGAGCTGGCGGCCATCCCGTTCCGCGTCAGCACCCTCGACCGGCGGCTCCGCATGCGAGCCGGCCGGCCGAGGAGCCTCGACCTGTCGAGCTGGTCGGTCGACTCCCGGGCGTCCAGCCTCTGCACGTCGTCGGGCAGCGAGGAGTCGATGGCGCTGCGCGGCGTGTCGCGGACGAGCTCGGGCGCGTCCGGGGCGGCCGGGCTGGCGCCCGTGTCCGCGTCGACGCCCGACTCGAGCGCCTCCTCGGCGTCGTCGGGCCCGGCGCCGGCCGAGCGCGCCGCCAACAAGCCGGCGGCGCGCAGCCTGCGCGGCGCGGACTACGTGGTGGGCgagggcgcggcgcggcgctccGTGGTGACGGTGGTGGGCGGGCGCGGCTACGTGGACTGGCGGCAGACGGCCGACGCCGCCGAGCGGCCCTCGCCCGCCGCCGAGCCCAACCCCAAAGACGCCCACCTCATCCTGTGGGAGATGCGCTTGTGACGAgaccgcccgtccgtccgtctcgCTCTGACTCGCGTCGATTTCGAACCGATATGCCCGCACCGAAAAAATATGAGAGCGGCGGTCGCTGGATGACGCTTCTCTGGACGAGTTCGCATCTCGGTTTGACATCGCGTATCAAATATTTTGTGTCATATTTGAGATAATCGTGCTATTGTAAATACGTGAATGCTTATAGATTTACGGTTATTCCTATAGCGTAcacgataaaataaaatttaatgacTTCGTATACAAATACGAGACCTATGTAAAGTTCGATCCCGCTAACTATGCAAGGATACGTTCGAATCTATGTTTAGCTCGACCGAGAAGCTGTACTTCATATGATAGTTATATTAGTTAATGTTTGACTGCATGCTTTGGgtgttataataaataataaatattatatagaacattcttacacagattgactaagtcccacagtaagctcaagaaggcttgtgttgtgggtactcagacaacgatatatataatagacaaatacttaaatacatagaaaacacccatgactcaggaacaaatatctgtatcatcatacaaataaatgccttacttgcttactgggattcgaacccaggaccatcggcttcgcaggcagggtcactacccactaggccagaccggtcgtcaaaattattataatgttaTTAGCGCTAAACTAAGATTTAACGTAAAGTAGATTATAGTAAAGGGGAGGGATACGATACACTGAGTGAATGATTGTGATAagctttaaattatttttctatacTCGGACAGCTAGAAGTCGGTTGGTCCGAAGTTTACATTGGTTTATCGTATCGTATTTATGCGCTGGTGCATTATTTTTGTGATGTTTTATATTCAAATGTTATATGAAATTGTGGATGATAATATATTGAAGTAATGCGTTACATAGAGAATAATACGCACACGAGAACATTTAAAATCCTCTAACAACCCATTGAATACTTGCAATTTACACAAAAATGCATTCGTATTTAACTTACAAAGCCTAAATTTGATTTGTAATTTTTCAAATTGATAAAATTACTGTCATACAAATCTATGGAATGTCCACTTTTATTGATTTCGAAAAATCTATTCAGCCATTTCAATGAAACTAACCTCGAATCCGAATCGAATATATACTGGATAAAACGACATTGTGATTTATTTTCACGTAATTATAACGATCCGCCATATTAACATAGGTTAGATTTcgttgtaaattgtaattataatttCCGAGTTACGAATacgtaagttaaaaaaaatctgatgAATTGTTTGTAATTGTAAACTATTGAACCTAGTGGCCTTATGAATTTCCAGTGTGGTGATTGTAGCATTCGTTCAAACTTTATTGTTGGACATATGTTTAATGTCGCTTTAAGAATTAGACTGATTTAGCTTAAGCGTTAAAGTATACTTTAGTTAAATTTTAGTGATTAAGGCGAACGTACGACAATCGAACGAATCCTTCACTGTTAAATGTGTCTATTTTAGTGCCGTTTTATCTGTTTGTTTCACGTCCTCTCAAAATTTCTTTGTTACAAATCTAAAAGTTAGTAAAATGTTACAAATCTGGAATCAATAATGTTACACCTTTGTTAAACATGTTTGGAGCATATTCCGAGCCAGTGCATATTGCTAGGTCACTTCACTTAAATGTGCCTGACTTTTGTAATAACTTTTGACCCGTTTTGGGCTTGTCCAATTAAGCTTAAAGCGGAGCTTAATAACGTTTTGTACGTAAATTGATTTAACATGTTGGTTATTGTTAGTCGCTAGGTAGTTGTTAGCGGTCAGTACCTACACCTAACCTGAGTTGTTACTCCCTTCTACTGTGAGTACCTCAAGCAAACCAGTAGGTACTATAGagcgaccgcttaaatgagtcctcgcctgcgcggtatgggggcgacggggtaggacgactaagggtaggtgcgggcggcaggcatACGcccatttaagcggtcggtctatagtttAGATTTCCGATTTTTATATTACGTATCGTGATATGTTATATTGGTTCGTTTGGAGTATTCAGTAGTGAGTAAAGGGTCTGCGCAAACGGCTCTCGCGAGCTAAGGGCACAGAGGACGGGAAAAAAGTGTTGGCTTAGCTTGTCAAGGCCCATCAGGGGCCTGTAAAGTACAGTCGCtattacttatacatactatatgtataatatcgggggtatcgtcttgggttcgtcattctacattgaaagccaccgacgattgcgACGAATGTAGAATCAAtcggtgacgaaagcagaataggactaatttaagaacttgacgacaAACGAATGGGGCGACCCAAGACTATACCATATCGGGCAAGGTGCTCAACATGTATTAACATGCCATCTTAATGACTTGACAGTTGAGGCGTGTTCATATAGATATATGTGAGCGATCTGGCAGTTCATATATATATGATAGCGATGTTACTCTAGTTAGTGGGCACCGTTGATCAATTCAGTCCTCTGTGCTAAGGGTACAGTCAAATCCAAAGAATTAATCAGGCATTATATTAGACGCCGATCGATTTCCTCCACGCCCATACCCCTCTCCGAAGTATTCAATGTGCCAAATTGTAAAATATCTGATTTACTTATTACAAAACTTGTacagaaataaatttagttacaataatgtaaataaaatagtttCTCAGCTCACGTAATCcttgttttatatatttttgatagAAAACTTGCAGACTTTTACGTGAGGTTTGAATCGAATAattaagtttatatttatataaacagGATCCTGAAACCGATATATCTCGAAAAGTTTATTGTTATCCCATAAAGAAACCTATTAAGTTTATTTTGAATTGaagcgaaaatatttttatttatgcaaCAAAATGTCACAACATATATGTACTtcgtgtaaataaatattaagttttataTACACACTgtaacattttgttttattcctaTCCAAACGTCTCTAGATTGAACCACATGTTGTATCTGGTCTTTAAAATGAAAGATTTAAGATTTGGTGAGTGGCTTTATTTGGGATAAGTCATTAAAACTGACGTGGTGTAAGATAGGTGATGGATAGCTGCAGTAGTAGGTATGTCAGTTGGATTCAGAGACCTGCAAAAaagtagtatatatatttattaccgCCACCGAGTTCTCAACTACTGCTAATTATttctatttacaaaaaaatatttattaaaaggaAAAGTTATATGGAAAATCTCGTGCCCCCAGGAATAAATTAGATACAAGATTCGTGCTAACCATTTCGCTTCTTGCACTGCTTAAGCGCCTCTTGGAAAGCAGCGCATTCAGTCAGGTCCTGACGTTCCGCCGCGCAGTTGAGAAACGTGGCTATCTCGTAGGCGCAGGGGCCGGACGGCGGCTGGTCCATGGAATAGTTGCGGGGAAGCACCTCAACCACCTCCTGGCGCCGGCGACCGGTGAACAGGCTGGTGAGAGCCTCACCCGCTATGTGACCCTGCAATACAATTAAAATAGCATTGACCATGCCTTACGTTTTAAGAGTGCCGTTTGGAAGTGTATTAAAGCTcgggttttcctaggatagcggtgccgtcatatagcggccgtctccatacaaatacttcgacatccatatttagacGTATCATTTAGTATCCTAGGAAAATCGATCTTAAATGGAGTCATGTCACCTACTGGATTTTAAAGAATTGGTGCCATTGGACAGTGGACTGTCGGCGTAAAATTAAACAGATGTAGCATAACCGGATTGTTTTAACTAattataaaagtttaaaaataagtaggtaggtaccaccCTACTTAACTATTCGTAAATATTAAGGTGAAGTAAGTTTCACGAAAAGAATAGGTAATTTGCATTTCTATTCTATTACACGAAGCGGGGCGTTTCATTTGTATTCACGAGCCATTTAGCATAAGGTTACCTATTTGTATTTTGCCTTATGACCTTTATTACAGGAAATCCTAGACAAAACCAAACAATGATACTTACTTGATGCTTATTATGTCGATGACGGTACCTTTTGGTACATAGTGTGAACGACAGTTCAATAAAACAATCCGATGATTCAGCAAGACGTATATTCACGTACTCTCCGACACAGTTAAGTAAGTTACATCAAATCACAACGTTTGGATATAACAATCTGACAACACGATCTGCACTCGTTCGTAGTCTCACTCGTTCTGCCCCCCAACCGTAGCGTCAGTTGCCGCCATCTTGTCTCACCGGAAGAGTTACGATTAGAACTGGCGCGACCAATCGGGAGCCAGCACGAAATGTCAAATACTCACTTCCGCTACTTATTAAATGAATATATTTTGATAAACAGTCTTAACACTGTTTATCAAAATATACAGAtatttaaattacatattttaataattaattatgacaATGAAATGCTAACAGTCGGCCTTTCCTGACTTTTTATCGTCTCGATAAAATGCCAGTAATCAGTAAACTATAAACTATGACATGCCTCAATTTCAACAGTTAGGGTTTAATTTGAcaataataatgtttattttcctaattttaaaatgttaacAAAATTAGGATCCATTTGCTTTTCATACTTATTCTACTATGTTATATTTGTAACATATTATCTATCCATAACACTGGTTTAACAATAATGATGcgatcattttaaatatttatattggaCATTTCCAAAACACAACTTACATATAAATCGCAGTACTGGAGCCCCCTTCATGTCTCCAATACTGCCTCATATAATCTAATCACAACATGGAGCCCCTTCATGTCTCCAATATTGCCTCATATAAACTAATCACAGTACTGGAGCCCCTGCATGTCTCCAATACTGCctcatataaataataacaatactgGAGCCCCTTCATGTCTCCAATACTGACTTATATAACTAATTACAATACTGGAGCCCCTTCATGTCTCCAATACTGCCTCGTATAACTAATCACAATACTGAAGCCCCTTCATGTCTTCAATATTGTCTCATAACAATTAATCATAGTACTGGAGCCCCTTAATGTCTCCAATACTCTCTATAGCCTtgaattcgacattaagagtcTCAACAAGTCAATGTACACGTTAATCAACCATAACTTCAATGAATTGTAATAATTCTATCGTAACACATATTAACTCGTTACACATTTTACTGATCTACTCATATCATTGTTAATTGTATATAATACTTCCTTCGCCCAGATGCGAGACTTTTACATTACACTTCCTTGCCAATCAAAAGTTACGACTCATCACTTTCACTGCTAGAATCAATATCATTACTCCTATTGAATACCATCCAACGATGCATTTTGTCAACTGAGAAAATCCCACTAAACGGTCTATTACCCTTTCGAGAGAGTGGAGTGTCCTCCACAACGTACCTATCATTGTCAAGTACTTCAACAACGCGATACGGGCCCCGAAGTTTAGATACTAGCTTTCTACTCTGCCCACTCGATGGTATGTCCCTCTCTAACCTTACTAAATCCCCAACCTGAAAAGTGAGCTGTTTTCTACCCTTATCAAACGCTGCTTTTTGCTTTTCTTGATTTAACCGGACATGCTCAGAAATTTCACTACGAATATCTTCAAGTGAGTGATTAGTCTCTACCGTACTCTTATTTTGTGTATCGTCACTCTGCGTCACTGAATCGTCATTTTCAATGTGTGATTGTAGCACTGAGTCTGACATTCCAGATAATCTAAAACCAAAAAGTGCTTGCGAAGGTGTCTTACCCGTGCCCTTATTAATAGTGTTGTTTAAACCCCATTGTACTTCGTCAACATATTCGTCCCATGACGTTTCCGATTTACCATGGGTAACAGCAGTAAGAGAAGATAAAACCGTTCGGTTGTATCTCTCAACTTGCCCGTTGGCACGTGGTGTCGCGGTTGCGTTGAGGATATGTTTGACCCCTCGAGAATGTAAGTACTTTTTGAAACTTTTAGCCGTGAACGATGTCCCTCTATCAGATATTAGCCGTTTTGGCACGTCAAAAGTGTGGAAGTAATGTTTAATAGCTCTAATCGAATGAACAGCTTTTGTACTTTTCACTGGAATTAACATGATATATTTTGTGAACGCATCTATTATTATAAGTAAGTAAGCGTTTTTCCTTTTGCTGCGTACGAAGGGACCCAGGTGGTCAATATGGATAGTATGAAACGGTCGGTCAACTTTTTCAATGGGATGTAGTTCACCAGCCTTTTTCCCTGATGGTACCTTCGCATGCGCACACTCTAAGCACGAATCGACGTATTTCTTAATAAATCGTCTCATTTTAGCAAACCAATAATTGCTCTTAATTTTCTCATAGGTTTTGTCGAAACCAAAATGGCCAATATCATCATGACTAGCCTTCAGCACCTGCCATCTGACGCCTTTTGGTACAACCCAGCGATCACCGTCTTCAGTTTTCCTAAATAACAACCCCCTCTTGACCAAGTAGTTATTTTTGATTTCTACAACATTATTGCTTTCTGGGTCATTAAGTATGTTTACTATCCTCTGAAGTTCGGGATCACTGCTCTGTACCGTAGTTATCCAATTGGAACTAATATTTCGAATATTTAAAACAGGGGTCGATTTTAAATCAGGGGGATTACGGCTCAACGCATCAACATGAGCCATGGTTAAGCCAGGCTTGTATACAATATTGAAGTCGTATTCTTGGAGTATGCTCCACCAGCGCGCCACTCTCGGTAACATGTCTTTCTTATCAAAGGTGGCTCTAAGCGAGTTACAATCAGTGACAATGGTGAAGGAAATACCTAACAAGTACACACGAAAGCGCTGCACGGAACATACTACGGCAAGAGTCTCTAAATCATAAGAGGTGAACTTTGCTTCTTCCGGCGAAGTCTGCCTACTAAAGTATGCGACTGCAGTAAATGGAGAGTCTTTATCTCGTCTTTGAAGAAGTATGCCCGCTATCCCATGTTTCGAGGCATCTGTGTGAACCTGGGTTTCATATGAAGGGTCGTAAAAGGACAATATCGGTCGTTTAATTAACTCATTTTTCAATGTAACAAATGCGTTTTCTTCAGCTTCCCCCCATGTCCAGCGGGCATCCTTCTTCAATAGTTGAGTTAAGGGTTTTGCAAGTGCCGAAAACCCTTTGACAAACCGGCGAAAGAAACTCGCTAAACCGATGAATTGTCTTACCTTGTGCTGGTCTGTAGGTCTGGGAAATTTCTCTACCGCTTCTATCTTGCTAACACCAGGCCGTATACCCTCCTCGCTAATTTCAAACCCGAGATAATTTATGGACTGCATCAAAAAGTGACACTTTTTAAGATTTAACGTCAGCCCTGATTTGCGAAACAGCTCTAATACCTCCCtcaatttaataagtccttcaTCAACAGTCTTCGACGGAATGTTCACATCATCCATGTATGCTAGAGCGTCTTTGAATCTAGCGTTACCTAAAATGTTATTGATTGCCCTTTGAAAAGTGGACGGTGCATTAACTAACCCAAAGGGCATTCTTGTGAACTCATAATGCCCGTCCGGCGTTATGAACGCAGTTAGGTGTCTCGAGGGTTCAGCCATGGGGATCTGATAATATCCAGAAACCAAGtctaaagctgtataaaattTATGACCAGAAAGGTTATCTAATTGATCATCTATCCTCGGGAGAGGATAATGTTCTTTGATTGTACGTTTGTTGAGAGTCCTAAAATCCACACAAAGGCGGTAATCGCCTGTTTTCTTTTTAACTAACAAAATCGGTGATGCGTATTCTGAAGAAGACTGTTGCACGATACCCGATTCTTCTAGTTCCTGAACTATATCCCTAACTACCTCTCGCTCTGAAAGGGGTAACCGATATGGTCTATATACCACAGGTGTAGGGTCATTAAGTTTAATACTCATTTCCGTGTTGGTAACACACCCTAGCTCCTTGATCGAAAACGCGAAGCAATCTCTGTACTCATTTAACAAATCAACTAATTTATGCCGGTCA is a window from the Cydia fagiglandana chromosome 13, ilCydFagi1.1, whole genome shotgun sequence genome containing:
- the LOC134670194 gene encoding rho guanine nucleotide exchange factor 10 isoform X1, producing MNTLWCSVHKNDTMKRTKKSDKLSKIKHKLIKKHKITPFVLDEHRSAGGSWEEPVSAVRNAPLRRSQRLNSTLDSRSSGQLRNTLSRARELCERWRSGGATPAPPAPPPEDEGGGRLARWFSVRRGSTHQYDMHTHESDKMPKLPELEEDLFSCGGEVRGGRVAPPSLAPPPDALTAVQLRRRHVVAAIIHSENSYVATLQRLVNDYKKPLEESSPAILNASKIQTLFHRLPDILQCHLHFRSALADCARTWDRDEKIGEVFLNAFSKAVVLDVYSDFINNFSVAMELAKMESKRKSALADFFKVKQISAHDRLSFFGLMVKPVQRFPQFIMFLQDLLKHTPPGHADRVALQRALTRLEALADALNERKREAERTQAFRAALRRLTRGGVTGAGGAGGAARFGAARLLASRADKRHLLRQDDLTQLEFNQSGALSKCKPRRLLLLNDLVVCVSVCNSGDDAERLGLKWAHPVQDVDVLDTGTSPTLSRVLAQGMNRSGSLRSNSSSTSPATGDSLCNEMSTLMHDYETVSRMADLAASLKTPYHELAPEMFRALLQNIQQSIQKKDDEMAWVDSCCLQLTIRGREEPVTFRAQEPGARLAWATELRLAQLAQASANSPAWRLPAPQHPPAHKMPLFVAATPVHSSKYLTEVRCGCFYTSSSSSRGASMRRARSLLWVCAAGSAPDSHVAVLTHRAAKLKTLVTLQLLDTKVTSMEYAKGIRQVTTLCGDTVWLGTDDKKIIVFSGVEPEKQEKLAEVNTIAPVTQIKYHCDAMFVGLANGRVSVYRRNHDDSWALQEPLAIELGDQPVHCVLPVDGIIYASCGRRVFAINALTAEILRILELKGDSDRSVRYLAHSGVGLWAACTDSTYVSLYHAETFEHLQNIDIAADVAKTIGAREGSKPAYVSALLAVQGLLWVGTTAGVSVTVPLPKLEGLPLIGGHIGVSYHAHAGPVSFLLPLLPETKEVDVNVVRRNLSNARAYQATLSENSVLHEYKEEMSKEDGEKPKLERRISEELSPYRPQRVQSAVVRRKKPGDVRLSKTLPKCANLNACDVYGLYGDLMFVKDCAGESDVSGSGGEALRRSDPELAAIPFRVSTLDRRLRMRAGRPRSLDLSSWSVDSRASSLCTSSGSEESMALRGVSRTSSGASGAAGLAPVSASTPDSSASSASSGPAPAERAANKPAARSLRGADYVVGEGAARRSVVTVVGGRGYVDWRQTADAAERPSPAAEPNPKDAHLILWEMRL